A stretch of DNA from Pangasianodon hypophthalmus isolate fPanHyp1 chromosome 2, fPanHyp1.pri, whole genome shotgun sequence:
ATTCGCAAAATACGTATGCTGGGATACTGGGATAATACTTATACTTATATCATCCTTTTTAAACACTTCATACGAGTCTTTACTCTTGCACacatgtatactgtaatgatttataatcccagtGTCTGGTGCCACAAAGAAAAGGCTTTGTTCCATTTTCAGTCTGGTCCcgctcaaggtttcttccacatgtCTTCTCATGGAGTTTTATCTTTTCTTGTCTCTGGCTTTCACACTAAAGATCTacatctacatccggatttctgtaaagctgctttgtgacaatgtgtattGTTAAGTTATATACAAATCCAATTGAATTAGATGCTCCTGGCAACAGCTATGCCTCATGGTGGACGCCAGGGTTTCCAACAATCCTAATGGATTTGCATGTATAAGTGCGCAGAATTAATTGAGTAAAATAAGACACATTATGTTTGCACCCAGAAGAATATAGGAATGTATTATATGTTTAACATAGGaatgtattatatgtattattgcatgtattatttagtattataaTAGGTTCAGTTTTAATGAGATGGCTTTTTAATCAACTTGGCTAGTCCTTAGAAAGGAAGAATTagcaaacaattaaaaaatatctaaaatgtaGTGAAAAGAATAAGCTAAATAATCACActtactcactttcagtaagtgctttatcttggtcTGAGATGCAGTAGATTCAGAGCCTAGGCATGGAGTGAGAATACATACTggcttgtttttgggaggaaaccaggaaTTCCATGCAGGCACAGAGAGATCAAGGGACCTGGAGCTGAGGtggcaacgctacctgctgtgccacagtGCTGCCCATAACCACACCTactaaactgctgtggtatttcttaaatattttaaaaggttttgtTAAATATGACTTAAATCTCTAGGTGTACCAGAGACAAATAATTAAGATGAAAGTGTTCAgctgataaaataattcagGGACCCGTGATGTACACAGAAGCAGACTTGCCTGTGGTCACATGGGCATGCATTCATTTAAGCATCATACCTCTTTTCAGATTCCTGTCTTTCGAGGGGCGGCCAGCTGTCTGGTTGGAGCAACAAACCCATTCAAAGATCATTTCGGGACAGATGGCTTAGGAGAcgttcttcaggacagagactCAGACACTtggaaaacacaaatacagaaagAGCATGCAGTTAATTCTTTGATCAGATTGGTGAATGAGCATCCAGGGCAGGTAGGGAAAACTAatagtaattaatattaaataatagtatACTTGGCAACCTTTTTCTGCCCTCTTGTGGTTAACTGTGTCTGATTCACATCAAAGGTCTCTCTTGTTGCTCTGGGTCCACTCACGAATTTAGCTCTCGCTGTTAGAGTGGATCCCTGCATTCCCCAGAAGCTGAAGGATTTGTACATCATGGGAGGCAACATGGAAGGTAGGAGCATCAGAGCCCTGTAGAACTGACTTAATGAACAGGATTGCCCTGAGCAGTGTTCGTATTTGCAGGTAGAGGGAATCTGATGCCATGTGCAGAGTTTAATTTCTGTATGGATCCCGAGTCTGCCTACATAGTCTTAGAGGAATATGTGTGTCCCACACACATAGCCACCTGGGAGTTTACCTGCAGAAACAAGCTCTCTTGGGTAAGAATCAAATAGCTGTGTGGAAAAATCACATCAGCACGCTACACTTAATCCTCATTCATAAAAATTTCTTTGCTTAAGATACgtaaatgtttttcattgttactgctaaaaaaaaggaataaaatacaacgGGGTgttctgttacagaaaaataatcagtgccagggtggtgtgatatgggtTGGCGCAAAGTGAAGTTACTgcttcaagattcaagattcaaagcgtttattgtcatgtgcacagtgaggaaaaccaagtttccctgtacagtgaaattctttctttgctgtccacattgaatgccaagacaaatgcaaactatgtaaaaaaaaaaataaaaacagacatacacataaatacaaacataataaagtgtagcaatgttgcagaagtagaaatatagattatgtatatagaaatatagactatgtacatctgtatgtgtaagtgtgcaatattgacttgtgcaaaacaatagtacagtacatgtagtaacagtaatgtgttcacatgtagcagtaatatgaagtatatctctatgtgcaatattgacttatgtacaaaacaataacaaatacaaaaacaatagtacagtagcctgtagcaaattgagtgcaactagacaataacaatagcagctgtcaaatttaacaatgtgcaaatcGAAATGAAGCTACTTGATAAgaaatagcagcagtaacatttacaaatgtgcaaattgagCTGTAGCAGTTCAATCCACCTATTCTATGAGATATGTGAGACTAGTCTGTGTCCACTGGCTACCCATTTAAAAGTCTAATGgctgaggggaagaaggagttccttagtctggaggttctgcatttcacactcctgTACCTCCGTCCTGAGGGTAGGAGTGTGAACAGTCCGTATTGTGGGTGAGTTGGGTCCTTAAGGATGGAGGCAGCTCTCCTGTGGACTCTGCGGTGGTAAATAGTCTGCAGAGAGAGCAGTGGagtcctgatgatcttctcagcagtCTTCACCACTCTCTGCAGACGTTTGCAATCCCTCATTGTAGTGCTGCTGtcataccacacagtgatgcagcttcTACCACCCagaagtgtattattttcaaataacagacatctgatgtgttttatttctggtataccacagcacagtacagtttatagttacatttaattttgttgaacatccacaagacaagttagtttctgttatcactgtCACTCTTCTGCATTAATACTGGAGACTAAGGACTAAATGTCtcttacagaagacttcaccatatcaacaattagatgtttttctgtattacataacacattttataaaattagtttattatttggTTTAGATTAGCCAGCAGGTCCACAATACaagttagttgttactatagaaacaactatagtgcattaatataaacctgtgatttaccttgCACCCGGAAAAtgaaccaacaccttctgaccaaacagatttgagaattcaacagcactgtagtataacGTGTGTTAATCTACTTGACTGAGATCGCATGCACATGCATTTTTCTTCTCACCTTTTATTTTAGGAGTTCTTTGATGAGCTGACTGCCCAGGACAGTGCAGCTGCTCGTTTTATGAAGATGATCACCTCTAAATGTTGGGCTTTCTCCAAGGAGCCTGGAAATAATGCAAAGGATGTACTTTTCGGGTCAGGGTTCGTGCCCTATGATGCCTATGCTGTGGCAGCATGTGTGGATGGCAGCGTGATCACAGAAAGTGTGGAGTGTGGTGTTCGCGTGGAGATCCAGGGAGAGCTCGGCCGAGGCATGATGGCACTGGATTTCACTGGCAAGCTGAAGAGTCATCGGGTGTTTGTGATGAAGACCTGCAACCTCACCAAGTTCAGCTCCATGCTCATGGCTTCCTTACAGCAACCGTGAGGAGTTAGAGCAGAGATAGTTGAGTGGGCGAAGGTTTCATATTCTACTCAtccattttggattttaaagaaaaagcttAAGAGGTCCTCTGATTAGCCTCATTTCACCTTCTGGACTGTTTAGGCATTTCTAAATTAGTATGAATTTATAGGACATCAGTAAGCACACAACTCTAGTGCCAAGCTGCCacaatcaaaacaaatccatttatgtttgtgtagtgttgtgtttgtAGGTTTCACACCTCAGCAATTGagaatggaaaatggaaatattATATTGCTCCATATGCATTTTCTGATAGTATGAAGTAGGAAGTATGAAGTCCGATAGCAGGGCCAGCCTCTCCGGAGCTGTAGCTGGTTTATGGCCTTCATCATGGAACCAGCTGTGTTAGAGGGAAGTGTTGATGCTAGTATATAGGGATACAATCAGgccatttgaaatttgaatttgatttctAATCAAACCGATTGTCTCAGTCTTTAGcccacacacattatacacgaTTTTTTCTTTCCAGTCATATTTGTACAATGTGTTGTATTGTCTGCAGCCATGGTTTAAGATATATTAACAAAACTCAgaattgtatgtatgtgttataGAAATTACAAGTGTATATGCATCTTATAaaaataagaaggaaaaaaaaagaacaacccAGTAAATATTGCTGCCTGATATGTTTATTTCATCCAACATAACGGATTTCTCACTCATGGTGACAAATGAACCATGTAGAAAACAAACCCCTTTCAACTCATTttgacattaaattaaaaaccaaTTTTTAGCAAATAAACCTTTCTTTAACCAGAatccaataaaaataataagttaaACCTCAAATTCTCAATGCTGTCATGAATTGGCATTGACCATAAAACATCGGACAAAGACTTCCGTTGTCCTGATAACACAATTACCATCATCCTGTATCTTCTTTAATTGTAACTTACCAGAAATTAACAGGGTTGGCCAAATAGGTTCTAAAATGAATGCAACTCTTAAATCGGGGCCCATTTCTTCTGAAGAGTGGGATTTAACACAAAGTGCTCCATTTATAGTTGGGTAATACTGCACTTCACATCATACAGTAATACTGGGCCATATACTTTAGTtccaaagaaaaacacagtattACTCAAAATCTGgaacttttaaaataataaaaacggGCAATATAATTTCTTTAGATCAAGGTCTTAATTCTCTGAGTGACTTAATTTTTGCAGTTCCCTTAAATAAGATATTGCACCcctcaaaataaaataacttctaAGATTTAACCTGAATTTGGAGGGGAATGAAATAGAAACCTGGACAAACCAATAGGTAATTCAATCAAAAATTCTCCAAAGGATTTAACAGTTAAAATTATATCAGCATAGCTAGGACCTCTGTAACAAGGAAAACTAAAGACTCCCTAATAACAGAAACCATGacaatatttgttttgttgctgCAGGGGGCCGGTGTTCCTTCCTCTTGTCAGTTAGTGTTGCTGCTGTCGGGGTTGTTAGGCCAGGGATCGGAGTTCCAGCGGCTCAGCGATGGTGGCCATCCATTCCAAGGATTGTAAGTGTGGCTGAGGTCGGTGGGGGCAGGAGTGGCTGGAGCCGTGTGGCTGACCAAATCAGGGATTGGTGAGGAGTGTAGGGTGGAGTCAGGACCCGTAGACCAGATGGAGTTGCTGAAGGACAGACTAGGGGACCACGGGTTCCGAGACTTCCCCAGTATGGTCTACAGACACAGATGGGTCAAACGTTAAAGAATCAGATATAATCTAGAGAACAATGCATTGTGGAACagatctgcctttttttttggttgtataCACATTTCTTTGTGAACTTGGGGCAGAAACTGTTTGTAAGCCAACAATTATGGTGGATGTCACATTCCCAAGCCCTACTAATATAGTATGTACAAATCAAACCATTGCCTACTTCACCTTTTTctgctcaaaaaaattttttttttaatgacaggtAAATGTTTCAAAATATGTAAATCCTTCAGATACAActaataaaatcatatttctgACTATGAGACAGGAGCCATCTTCATCTTAGTCAAACGACTTTAACTTGCCAATCTGAAACTTTCAACAACTCTGACAGTAAAATAACAGCGTAGTAGTGCTGTTCTGGAGGATCTTACGGCTGTTGGAGTGGTAGGGGAGCCACTGCTGGTAGGCCAGGGGTTCGAGCGTTCAGTGTCCCAGATAGAAGAGGGCACATGGGTGTATTCAGGCCAGCTTGACTGATGCTCCGAATTCTTGGGGCCTGCTATaccactgaacactgaaaaaacacaCGGTAAAACAACTTAATTCAGTaccttcattttttattaaacatccATGTTGGCTAGCTGTGTTTTATGTTGCACTGTGTCTATGTACCTGTAGTCAAGTTGAGTGGGTTGTGCGGTCCAAATGTTGAGAAAGAATTGATGGAACTATAACCAGGGCTGCTCATGTTTTCAACGGGACTCCACAATCCAGAACTATTCATGAGAGAATCAGCatttaatacacattattaataaaactgaatataTGCGTCAAGACGTGGGATatcatgtacagtgtgtgagaatgaTGGTTAACTTGCCTATCAGAGCTGTCACTCTCCACTGATGTCATGTGAGGTAGGACCACCTTTCCAAGACTTTCAGCCTTTCCTGAGCCACTGCCACCTattaatgcacacacacgcacgcacacacgcactcagTATGCCTGCACTAAACACAGcatataaatcattttacactattatatttatatagctatttatttttacataccAGGGCTTTTGTCATAGCCGGCAGCCACTGCTGCAAAAGTGGGATTTCCATTTTGACCAGGTAAAGATGTGGACTTGACAAGTTTGTTCCCAGGAGCCTTCTTTGAGGTTGCCTCACTATAAATACAGGAGGATTATTAAGAAACAAATCAGTGACCTCACAAGATCAAAATGTCTTATACACTGTTATGAGTCAGAGCTTAGATAGGAGTACTCAGGCTTAATTCctttat
This window harbors:
- the si:ch211-201h21.5 gene encoding inosine-uridine preferring nucleoside hydrolase isoform X2, which codes for MDSTRSLKVCCGIWHKDVSSSPIPVFRGAASCLVGATNPFKDHFGTDGLGDVLQDRDSDTWKTQIQKEHAVNSLIRLVNEHPGQVSLVALGPLTNLALAVRVDPCIPQKLKDLYIMGGNMEGRGNLMPCAEFNFCMDPESAYIVLEEYVCPTHIATWEFTCRNKLSWEFFDELTAQDSAAARFMKMITSKCWAFSKEPGNNAKDVLFGSGFVPYDAYAVAACVDGSVITESVECGVRVEIQGELGRGMMALDFTGKLKSHRVFVMKTCNLTKFSSMLMASLQQP
- the si:ch211-201h21.5 gene encoding inosine-uridine preferring nucleoside hydrolase isoform X1 → MSQKLMIIDTDCGIDDAQAIMLALGSSNVKILGITCCFGNTDVDNVCQNVLRVLRVCQQTQIPVFRGAASCLVGATNPFKDHFGTDGLGDVLQDRDSDTWKTQIQKEHAVNSLIRLVNEHPGQVSLVALGPLTNLALAVRVDPCIPQKLKDLYIMGGNMEGRGNLMPCAEFNFCMDPESAYIVLEEYVCPTHIATWEFTCRNKLSWEFFDELTAQDSAAARFMKMITSKCWAFSKEPGNNAKDVLFGSGFVPYDAYAVAACVDGSVITESVECGVRVEIQGELGRGMMALDFTGKLKSHRVFVMKTCNLTKFSSMLMASLQQP